Proteins from a single region of Streptomyces glaucescens:
- a CDS encoding L,D-transpeptidase family protein yields the protein MRTRTDAGRTNGATTARAGAGPAVRAVLAGLVATAAVCGCTAQAVDADGEPRGPVHIDITGTAPAAPPATRAPAAPASSAPPPSAAPAASAAAPPATADGKPGVPPLVLWSRGDTGPGVRELQARLRQVAWLFDGPTGTYDDLTERAVRGFQGKRGLPPTGETDTVTWQRLLDMTREPGRWELYLMGGQPADAPDPRCLTGRVLCISKSSRTLRWMIDGRTVTALPVRFGSEYTPTREGEFEVYWKSRHHHSTLYDAPMPYAMFFSGGQAVHYSADFAARGYAGASHGCVNVRDETAIAEVFAQVRTGDKVVVHW from the coding sequence ATGCGGACGCGGACGGACGCGGGACGGACGAACGGGGCGACGACGGCACGGGCGGGCGCCGGACCGGCGGTCCGGGCCGTGCTGGCCGGACTGGTGGCCACGGCGGCGGTGTGCGGCTGCACCGCCCAGGCGGTCGACGCGGACGGCGAGCCGCGCGGGCCGGTGCACATCGACATCACCGGCACCGCACCGGCCGCCCCGCCCGCCACCCGGGCTCCGGCCGCCCCGGCGTCCTCCGCCCCGCCCCCGTCCGCCGCCCCGGCCGCCTCCGCGGCGGCTCCCCCCGCGACGGCGGACGGCAAGCCGGGCGTGCCGCCGCTCGTCCTGTGGTCCCGCGGCGACACCGGCCCGGGCGTCCGCGAACTCCAGGCCCGGCTGCGGCAGGTGGCCTGGCTGTTCGACGGGCCCACCGGGACGTACGACGATCTGACCGAGCGGGCCGTCCGCGGCTTCCAGGGCAAGCGCGGGCTGCCGCCGACGGGCGAGACGGACACCGTGACCTGGCAGCGGCTGCTGGACATGACCCGGGAACCGGGACGGTGGGAGCTGTATCTGATGGGCGGGCAGCCCGCCGACGCGCCCGACCCGCGCTGTCTGACCGGGCGGGTGCTGTGCATCAGCAAGTCGAGCCGGACGCTGCGCTGGATGATCGACGGGCGGACGGTGACGGCCCTCCCGGTCCGCTTCGGCTCGGAGTACACCCCGACCCGCGAGGGCGAGTTCGAGGTCTACTGGAAGTCGCGCCACCACCACTCCACGCTCTACGACGCGCCGATGCCGTACGCGATGTTCTTCAGCGGCGGCCAGGCGGTGCACTACTCCGCGGACTTCGCCGCGCGCGGCTACGCGGGCGCCTCGCACGGCTGTGTCAACGTGCGGGACGAGACGGCGATCGCGGAGGTGTTCGCCCAGGTGCGGACCGGTGACAAGGTCGTCGTCCACTGGTGA
- a CDS encoding methylmalonyl-CoA mutase: MARESESGLPIEPVYGPEALEGWDPAEKLGEPGAYPFTRGVYPTMYTGRPWTMRQYAGFGTATESNARYKQLIANGTMGLSVAFDLPTQMGHDSDAPIAHGEVGKVGVAIDSVDDMRVLFGGIPLDKVSTSMTINAPAALLLLLYQLVAEEQGVSAEKLTGTIQNDVLKEYIARGTYIFPPKPSLRLIADIFKYCKAEIPKWNTISISGYHMAEAGASPAQEIAFTLADGIEYVRTAVAAGMDVDDFAPRLSFFFVARTTILEEVAKFRAARRIWARVMKEEFGAKNPKSLMLRFHTQTAGVQLTAQQPEVNLVRVAVQGLAAVLGGTQSLHTNSFDEAIALPTDKSARLALRTQQVLAYETDVTATVDPFAGSYVIEKMTDEVEAAAVELMRKVEDLGGAVSAIERGFQKNEIERNAYRIAQETDSGERVVVGVNRFQLDEEEPYEPLRVDPSIEAQQAERLARLRAERDQAAVDSALAALKKAAEGEDNVLYPMKDALRARATVGEVCNALREVWGTYVPSDAF; this comes from the coding sequence ATGGCACGCGAGTCGGAGTCCGGACTGCCCATCGAGCCGGTGTACGGGCCGGAGGCGCTGGAGGGCTGGGACCCGGCGGAGAAGCTGGGTGAGCCGGGCGCGTATCCGTTCACGCGAGGCGTGTACCCGACGATGTACACCGGCCGCCCCTGGACCATGCGCCAGTACGCCGGCTTCGGCACGGCCACCGAGTCCAACGCCCGCTACAAGCAGCTGATCGCCAACGGCACCATGGGCCTGTCGGTCGCCTTCGACCTGCCCACCCAGATGGGCCACGACTCGGACGCGCCGATCGCGCACGGCGAGGTCGGCAAGGTCGGCGTGGCCATCGACTCGGTCGACGACATGCGGGTGCTGTTCGGCGGCATCCCGCTGGACAAGGTGTCGACGTCGATGACGATCAACGCCCCGGCCGCCCTGCTTCTGCTGCTCTACCAGCTCGTCGCCGAGGAGCAGGGCGTCAGCGCCGAGAAGCTCACGGGCACGATCCAGAACGACGTGCTGAAGGAGTACATCGCGCGCGGGACGTACATCTTCCCGCCGAAGCCCTCGCTGCGCCTGATCGCCGACATCTTCAAGTACTGCAAGGCCGAGATCCCGAAGTGGAACACCATCTCGATCTCCGGCTACCACATGGCGGAGGCGGGCGCGTCCCCCGCGCAGGAGATCGCCTTCACCCTCGCCGACGGCATCGAGTACGTCCGTACGGCCGTCGCGGCCGGCATGGACGTCGACGACTTCGCCCCCCGCCTGTCCTTCTTCTTCGTGGCCCGGACGACGATCCTGGAGGAGGTCGCCAAGTTCCGCGCCGCCCGCCGGATCTGGGCGCGGGTGATGAAGGAGGAGTTCGGCGCGAAGAACCCCAAGTCGCTCATGCTGCGCTTCCACACGCAGACCGCGGGCGTGCAGCTGACGGCCCAGCAGCCGGAGGTGAACCTGGTCCGCGTCGCCGTCCAGGGCCTCGCGGCCGTCCTCGGCGGCACCCAGTCCCTGCACACCAACTCCTTCGACGAGGCGATCGCCCTGCCGACGGACAAGTCGGCCCGGCTCGCCCTGCGCACCCAGCAGGTGCTGGCGTACGAGACGGACGTGACCGCCACCGTGGACCCCTTCGCGGGCTCCTACGTCATCGAGAAGATGACCGACGAGGTGGAGGCGGCGGCCGTCGAGCTGATGCGCAAGGTCGAGGACCTCGGCGGCGCGGTCTCCGCGATCGAGCGCGGCTTCCAGAAGAACGAGATCGAGCGCAACGCCTACCGGATCGCCCAGGAGACCGACTCCGGCGAGCGGGTCGTGGTCGGCGTCAACCGCTTCCAGCTCGACGAGGAGGAGCCGTACGAGCCGCTGCGCGTCGACCCCTCGATCGAGGCCCAGCAGGCCGAGCGCCTGGCCCGGCTGCGCGCGGAGCGCGACCAGGCGGCGGTGGACTCGGCGCTGGCCGCCCTGAAGAAGGCCGCCGAGGGCGAGGACAACGTCCTGTACCCGATGAAGGACGCGCTGCGGGCCCGGGCCACGGTCGGCGAGGTGTGCAACGCGCTGCGCGAGGTGTGGGGGACGTACGTCCCGTCGGACGCGTTCTGA
- the leuE gene encoding leucine efflux protein LeuE: MFGVIDLPTYLAGLLLIVLLPGPNSLYVLSVAARKGVRTGYAAAAGVFTGDTVLMTLAALGAASVLTTTPLLFLVVKYAGAAYLAWMAYGMLRSAVALWKARGEERTAAAEPAVPRSAQERPYRRALVVSLLNPKAILFLISFFVQFVDPGYAYPALSFLVLGALLQTASFLYLSLLIFGGTRLADAFRRRRRLAAGATSAAGALFLGFAVKLSLAGA; this comes from the coding sequence ATGTTCGGCGTCATCGACCTCCCCACCTACCTGGCAGGCCTCCTCCTGATCGTCCTGCTCCCCGGCCCCAACTCGCTCTACGTGCTGTCCGTGGCCGCCCGCAAGGGCGTCCGCACCGGGTACGCGGCCGCGGCCGGGGTCTTCACCGGCGACACGGTCCTGATGACGCTGGCCGCGCTCGGCGCGGCCAGCGTGCTGACCACGACCCCGCTGCTGTTCCTCGTGGTGAAGTACGCCGGTGCCGCGTACCTCGCGTGGATGGCGTACGGCATGCTGCGCTCGGCCGTGGCCCTGTGGAAGGCGCGCGGCGAAGAACGGACGGCGGCGGCCGAACCGGCCGTCCCGCGGTCCGCGCAGGAGCGCCCCTACCGCCGGGCCCTGGTGGTCTCCCTGCTCAACCCGAAGGCGATCCTGTTCCTGATCTCCTTCTTCGTGCAGTTCGTCGACCCCGGCTACGCCTACCCGGCGCTCTCCTTCCTCGTCCTGGGCGCCCTGCTGCAGACGGCGAGCTTCCTCTACCTGTCGCTGCTGATATTCGGCGGCACCCGCCTCGCCGACGCGTTCCGCCGCAGGCGGCGGCTGGCCGCGGGCGCCACGTCGGCGGCGGGGGCGCTGTTCCTCGGCTTCGCCGTGAAACTGTCACTGGCCGGCGCCTGA